In Zea mays cultivar B73 chromosome 7, Zm-B73-REFERENCE-NAM-5.0, whole genome shotgun sequence, the following proteins share a genomic window:
- the LOC103632710 gene encoding type IV inositol polyphosphate 5-phosphatase 9 — protein sequence MNARSCMLLLNKEAMGENRKITRGSRLVTNKLLHRCQQLHGHGSVSGVSETLGKRPLNGNKDTLVYSVFASTWNVGGVTPSDGLDLEDWLDTRANAYDIYVLGFQEIVPLNARNVLGPRKSRVSAKWNSLIGEALNRRCREEGGANTNSSAKDDEGSVEGSQGFRCIRSKQMVGIFTSVWARSSLRPLIRHLDASCIGSGIMGCLGNKGSVSIRFVLHDTSFCFVCCHLASGGKQGDVLLRNLDVADILARTRFPGPAAHELPEKILDHDQVVLLGDLNYRISLEEAETRSLVRAKRWPVLLENDQLLFEFSRGRHFEGWQEGLITFSPTYKYQPNSDQYHWCFDSAGSDKKRAPAWCDRILWRGKGLKQVQYETCSYRLSDHRPVRAVFHAECDALSEAVSHK from the exons ATGAATGCTCGCTCCTGCATGCTACTATTAAACAAGGAAGCCATGGGAGAGAACAGGAAG ATCACCCGCGGGTCAAGGCTGGTGACAAACAAGCTGCTGCACCGCTGCCAGCAACTGCATGGCCACGGATCTGTATCTGGGGTTTCTGAAACCTTGGGGAAGAGACCCTTGAATGGGAACAAGGATACACTTGTGTACAG TGTGTTTGCCAGCACCTGGAATGTCGGCGGCGTTACACCATCCGATGGCTTGGACTTGGAGGATTGGCTGGACACAAGGGCTAACGCCTACGACATCTACGTCCTAGG GTTCCAGGAGATAGTGCCACTGAACGCGAGAAATGTGCTGGGTCCTAGGAAGAGCCGCGTGTCTGCCAAGTGGAACTCGCTGATCGGGGAGGCGCTCAACAGAAGGTGTCGAGAAGAAGGCGGGGCGAACACGAACAGCAGCGCCAAGGACGACGAAGGCTCTGTGGAGGGATCACAGGGCTTCAGATGCATCAGGAGCAAGCAGATGGTCGGCATCTTCACGTCGGTGTGGGCGAGAAGCAGCCTTAGGCCGCTCATCCGTCACCTGGATGCGTCGTGCATCGGCTCGGGCATCATGGGCTGCCTAGGGAACAAG GGCTCTGTTTCGATCCGGTTCGTGCTGCACGACACGAGCTTCTGCTTCGTCTGCTGTCACCTGGCTTCAGGCGGCAAGCAAGGGGACGTGCTGCTGAGGAACTTGGACGTCGCGGACATACTTGCAAGGACAAGGTTCCCTGGCCCTGCAGCTCACGAGTTGCCGGAGAAGATCCTTGATCATGA CCAAGTGGTTTTGCTCGGTGACTTGAACTACAGGATATCCCTGGAGGAGGCCGAGACGAGGTCGCTGGTGAGAGCCAAGAGATGGCCCGTCTTGTTGGAAAACGATCAG CTGCTGTTCGAGTTCTCGAGAGGGCGGCATTTTGAGGGCTGGCAGGAAGGCCTGATCACCTTCTCCCCCACCTACAAGTACCAGCCCAACTCCGACCAGTACCACTGGTGCTTCGACAGTGCGGGCAGCGACAAGAAGCGTGCTCCAGCATG GTGCGATCGCATTCTGTGGCGAGGCAAGGGGCTGAAGCAAGTGCAATACGAGACGTGCAGCTACAGGCTGTCGGACCACCGGCCGGTGAGAGCGGTTTTCCACGCCGAATGCGACGCGTTATCGGAGGCGGTGTCGCACAAGTAA